A section of the Mastomys coucha isolate ucsf_1 unplaced genomic scaffold, UCSF_Mcou_1 pScaffold15, whole genome shotgun sequence genome encodes:
- the LOC116090873 gene encoding 60S ribosomal protein L39-like, whose amino-acid sequence MSLWLFSFPLPSCAVRLTRLLAMSSHKTLRIKRFLAKKQKQNRPVPQWIWMKTGDKIRYNSKRRHWRRTELGL is encoded by the coding sequence ATGTCACTGTggctcttctcctttcctctgccaTCGTGTGCAGTACGCCTGACTCGACTTCTCGCCATGTCTTCTCACAAGACTCTCAGAATCAAGAGATTCCtggccaagaaacaaaagcaaaatcgtCCTGTTCCTCAGTGGATCTGGATGAAAACTGGTGACAAAATCAGGTACAACTCTAAGAGAAGACACTGGAGGAGAACGGAGCTGGGTCTGTAA